A window from Triticum aestivum cultivar Chinese Spring chromosome 6D, IWGSC CS RefSeq v2.1, whole genome shotgun sequence encodes these proteins:
- the LOC123141042 gene encoding cytochrome P450 89A2 — MESLLSVLAYAFFFFLVLAVFRRICRVPARVIPQPIIEISDAAVTRRALVEYADAFSNRPMSMFRVPIVKGHRRRRSDNIISVPYGPLWRTLRCNLAAETIHPTRYASYAPLRRAAIDDIVASVQSAARKGRAVVVRDGLYAAVFSMIARMCFGDGLVDEADVRAMQCEFREFILAAVESTSTCESKLLGYWRRRQSDPIALRHRLAELFLPLIEEARRQSSRFCDGHARSYVDSLIHLRVPDEDDDNDEHLRRALTEDEMVSLVLEFLGAGTETVVACVEWTLAHLVTRPEIQNKLRREAIINIKYDGDNKYPSEDEEREILHRGMAPYLHAVVLESLRMHPPAPFVVRDVRAEGGVVGQTAMPAGGLRVHFVLGDIGRDPKTWTDPDEFRPERFLAGGEGEAVGPLPGPKEIKMMPFGAGRRYCPGMALGMLNVKCLLAALVREFEWTEGNCGVDLTEHDGFFKAMKKPLRARVTPWSPFV; from the coding sequence ATGGAGTCTTTGCTTTCAGTACTTGCttatgccttcttcttcttccttgtcctagcTGTGTTCCGACGCATCTGCCGTGTGCCGGCGCGGGTGATCCCTCAGCCGATCATCGAGATCAGCGATGCTGCCGTCACCAGGCGCGCACTGGTTGAGTACGCCGACGCTTTCTCCAACCGCCCAATGTCCATGTTCCGCGTCCCTATCGTCAAAGGTCACCGCCGCCGACGGAGCGACAACATAATCTCCGTGCCATACGGCCCGCTATGGCGCACCCTGCGGTGCAACCTCGCCGCGGAGACCATCCACCCCACGCGCTACGCTTCCTATGCACCCCTGCGACGGGCGGCCATCGACGACATCGTCGCTAGCGTCCAGTCAGCCGCAAGAAAGGGCAGGGCGGTGGTCGTCCGTGACGGCCTCTATGCCGCCGTGTTCTCTATGATTGCACGCATGTGCTTTGGAGACGGCCTGGTCGACGAGGCCGACGTGCGGGCCATGCAGTGCGAGTTCCGGGAGTTCATCCTCGCCGCCGTGGAATCCACCTCCACGTGCGAGTCTAAGCTCTTGGGATACTGGAGGAGACGGCAAAGCGATCCTATCGCCTTGCGCCACCGGCTGGCGGAGCTTTTCCTCCCTCTCATCGAGGAGGCACGGCGGCAGTCGTCACGATTCTGCGACGGCCACGCCCGTTCATACGTCGATTCGCTCATCCATCTCCGCGTTCCAGACGAAGACGACGACAATGACGAGCATCTCCGCCGAGCCCTCACGGAAGACGAGATGGTGAGCCTCGTGTTAGAATTCCTCGGCGCCGGCACGGAGACTGTTGTGGCTTGCGTCGAGTGGACCCTCGCTCACCTAGTCACCCGACCGGAGATCCAGAACAAACTGCGTCGCGAGGCCATCATCAACATCAAGTACGACGGTGACAACAAGTATCCCTCCGAGGACGAGGAGAGAGAGATACTCCACCGCGGCATGGCGCCGTACCTCCACGCCGTGGTGCTCGAGAGCCTCCGCATGCACCCACCGGCGCCGTTCGTCGTGCGCGACGTCCGCGCCGAGGGAGGAGTGGTCGGCCAAACGGCCATGCCGGCAGGCGGTTTGCGTGTGCACTTCGTCTTGGGGGACATCGGGAGGGACCCCAAGACATGGACGGATCCCGACGAGTTCCGGCCGGAGAGGTTCCTTgccggaggagagggagaggccgtTGGGCCTCTGCCGGGGCCCAAGGAGATCAAGATGATGCCGTTCGGCGCAGGGCGGAGGTACTgcccaggcatggcgctggggatGCTCAATGTCAAGTGCTTGCTGGCAGCGCTGGTGCGCGAGTTCGAGTGGACCGAGGGAAATTGTGGCGTCGACCTCACGGAACACGACGGGTTCTTCAAAGCGATGAAGAAGCCACTTCGTGCTCGTGTCACTCCATGGAGTCCCTTTGTTTAA